The following proteins come from a genomic window of Limosilactobacillus reuteri:
- the murD gene encoding UDP-N-acetylmuramoyl-L-alanine--D-glutamate ligase, which translates to MKKIDEYQGKRVLVIGFGISGINAAHLLVKLGANVTANDKATPKNNDIVDDLEADGIKVITGDNPISLANEGFDVVVKNPGIPYDNPLVAAFVKQGTPIITEAELGWQIFDGHLVSVTGSNGKTTTTTLTQLMIAENAKHQVKYAGNIGISFSKIAEDLGPDDTLVTELSSFQLLGAPTIHPHIAIITNIFSNHLDYHKTRENYINAKLNITRNQTKDDFLVINWDRDEWQKIAQRSQATIVPFSRLNKSHEGSYVEDGMIYWRGQEVIPTKDIRLIGPQNVENALAGIAAAKLSGVTNDAIKKVLTTFSGVRHRLQYVMEYQERLFYNDSKSTDIEATEVALQGFDRPVILLAGGLDRGYTFERLVPYFKKHVKAMIVFGECKDKMKDAGNQAGVPVIESENAITAVPEAWKLSEPGDVILLSPANASWDQFTSFEVRGDKFIEAVEELTGKKEQ; encoded by the coding sequence ATGAAAAAAATTGATGAATATCAAGGTAAAAGAGTTCTTGTAATAGGTTTCGGAATTAGCGGAATTAATGCAGCCCACTTATTGGTAAAACTTGGTGCAAATGTTACCGCTAATGATAAAGCAACTCCTAAAAATAATGATATTGTTGATGATTTAGAAGCTGATGGAATCAAGGTAATTACTGGTGATAATCCCATTTCATTAGCTAATGAAGGTTTCGATGTTGTAGTAAAAAATCCTGGAATTCCTTATGATAATCCATTAGTGGCTGCATTTGTTAAGCAAGGGACACCCATTATTACGGAAGCAGAACTAGGATGGCAAATTTTTGATGGTCACCTTGTAAGTGTAACCGGAAGTAATGGGAAGACTACTACAACGACTTTAACTCAACTAATGATTGCTGAAAATGCAAAACATCAAGTAAAATATGCAGGTAATATTGGAATTTCCTTTAGTAAAATTGCTGAGGATTTAGGGCCAGACGACACATTGGTCACAGAATTATCTAGTTTCCAATTATTAGGAGCACCGACAATTCATCCGCATATTGCAATTATTACTAACATTTTTTCTAACCATTTAGACTATCATAAGACACGAGAAAACTATATTAATGCAAAGCTTAATATTACCCGGAACCAAACCAAGGATGATTTCTTAGTTATTAACTGGGATCGTGATGAATGGCAGAAGATTGCTCAGCGTAGTCAAGCTACCATTGTGCCATTTTCTCGTCTTAATAAGAGTCATGAAGGATCTTATGTAGAAGATGGAATGATTTACTGGCGCGGACAAGAAGTTATACCAACCAAGGATATTCGATTGATCGGTCCCCAAAATGTAGAAAATGCGTTGGCAGGAATTGCAGCGGCAAAATTAAGTGGTGTTACAAATGATGCAATAAAGAAAGTTTTAACAACATTTAGTGGAGTCCGTCACCGTTTACAATATGTGATGGAATACCAAGAACGACTTTTCTACAATGATTCAAAATCAACTGATATTGAAGCTACTGAAGTTGCCTTGCAAGGCTTTGATCGTCCAGTAATTCTTTTGGCAGGTGGCCTGGATCGTGGTTACACCTTTGAACGGTTGGTTCCTTACTTTAAGAAGCACGTCAAGGCAATGATTGTTTTTGGTGAATGTAAAGATAAAATGAAGGATGCGGGAAATCAAGCTGGGGTCCCAGTAATTGAAAGTGAAAATGCAATTACTGCGGTACCAGAAGCATGGAAGTTGAGTGAACCAGGAGATGTCATTCTCCTCTCGCCTGCTAATGCTAGTTGGGACCAGTTCACGAGCTTTGAAGTTCGTGGTGATAAATTTATTGAAGCAGTTGAAGAATTAACAGGAAAGAAGGAACAATAA
- the murG gene encoding undecaprenyldiphospho-muramoylpentapeptide beta-N-acetylglucosaminyltransferase — protein sequence MRLLVSGGGTGGHIYPALALIERLKQVEPDTEVLYVGTTRGLENKIVPDAGIELETMHMQGFKRSLSLENFKTIYLFLNSVHHAKKIIGEFKPDVVLGTGGYVSGAVLYAAAKKRIPTVIHEQNSVVGVTNKFLSRYVDQIAIAFEAARSQFPADKVTMAGNPRAQQVAAKKDSDFSWTSYDLKDDVPTLMIFGGSQGAPKINKTVVDAIPEFNKRPYQVIFATGQKRYDDVKKQLAEGNIKPADNVKVVPYIKDMPAKMPRVAALVSRAGATTIAEVTAIGVPTILIPSPYVTANHQVKNAQALVKNNAGLMITEDKLDARALLTQADKIMEDEEVRKEMAHAAEKMGRPDAADRLIKILHKAIDEHEK from the coding sequence ATGCGGTTATTGGTATCAGGTGGTGGAACTGGTGGTCATATCTACCCGGCATTAGCATTAATCGAACGCTTAAAGCAGGTTGAGCCAGATACTGAAGTGTTATATGTTGGGACAACTCGTGGCCTTGAAAATAAAATTGTACCGGATGCCGGAATTGAGCTTGAAACAATGCATATGCAGGGCTTTAAGCGTTCTCTATCTCTTGAAAATTTTAAGACAATCTATCTTTTCTTAAACTCTGTCCATCATGCTAAAAAAATTATTGGTGAGTTTAAGCCTGATGTTGTTTTAGGGACGGGAGGATATGTAAGTGGAGCTGTCCTATATGCTGCCGCAAAGAAACGTATCCCAACCGTAATTCATGAACAGAATAGCGTTGTTGGCGTAACAAACAAGTTTTTAAGTCGCTATGTTGATCAAATTGCAATTGCATTTGAAGCTGCACGCAGTCAATTTCCCGCTGATAAAGTTACAATGGCAGGTAATCCTCGTGCTCAACAGGTAGCAGCTAAAAAAGACAGTGACTTTTCATGGACAAGTTATGACTTGAAAGATGATGTTCCAACTTTAATGATTTTTGGAGGAAGCCAAGGAGCACCGAAAATCAATAAGACAGTTGTCGACGCTATTCCAGAGTTCAATAAGCGTCCTTATCAGGTTATCTTTGCAACTGGTCAAAAACGGTACGATGATGTAAAGAAGCAACTAGCAGAAGGTAATATTAAACCGGCTGATAATGTTAAAGTTGTTCCTTACATTAAAGATATGCCGGCTAAAATGCCTCGGGTAGCGGCTTTGGTATCGCGAGCAGGGGCAACCACCATTGCTGAGGTAACAGCAATCGGAGTCCCTACGATTCTAATTCCTAGTCCGTATGTTACCGCTAACCACCAAGTAAAGAATGCTCAAGCTTTGGTTAAGAACAATGCCGGCCTAATGATTACTGAAGACAAATTAGATGCCCGGGCATTACTGACTCAAGCAGATAAAATTATGGAAGATGAAGAAGTACGTAAAGAAATGGCTCACGCTGCTGAAAAGATGGGACGGCCAGATGCTGCTGATAGACTAATTAAGATCTTGCATAAGGCAATTGACGAACACGAAAAATAA
- a CDS encoding FtsQ-type POTRA domain-containing protein produces the protein MLDDRSAIEHHKYSQRLTELEKRSAAAQQRQQQRKPSKTHVGNKIRGIKIKRYVSNGERVLKLVVLFSVILLLMLYIISPLSKITTLHVTGNHDLTKEQVEKNTNIYPGRFIWGIYLARHQLIKQAVRKNPQIKSLRIEVTGPQSLRISVKENALLGTAVMNNDTYAVLADGQLQRTKTADNGIAYKRFDGHKKALAATAAQLGKLKPAIRNGISSVSYQPTKEYPDRVIIYMRDGNTVYGDLNTIGDKMGYYPAIAASMKNKGIIDLQVGAYSYDYGSKDK, from the coding sequence ATGTTGGATGATAGATCAGCAATTGAGCATCATAAATATTCACAGCGGCTAACTGAATTAGAAAAGCGGAGTGCTGCTGCTCAACAGCGACAACAGCAAAGAAAGCCTTCGAAAACTCATGTTGGTAATAAGATTCGCGGGATTAAGATTAAGCGCTATGTTTCTAATGGCGAGCGAGTCTTAAAATTAGTTGTATTATTCAGTGTTATTCTCCTCCTTATGCTTTATATTATTTCTCCCTTGAGTAAAATTACCACGCTTCATGTAACTGGTAATCATGATTTAACTAAAGAACAAGTAGAAAAAAATACAAATATTTATCCAGGACGGTTTATTTGGGGCATTTATCTTGCTCGTCATCAACTTATTAAACAAGCTGTCCGTAAAAATCCTCAAATAAAAAGTTTAAGGATTGAGGTAACTGGCCCTCAGTCTCTGCGAATATCTGTAAAAGAAAATGCTCTTTTAGGGACAGCAGTGATGAATAATGATACATACGCTGTTTTAGCTGATGGTCAATTGCAGCGAACGAAAACTGCTGACAATGGTATTGCTTATAAGCGTTTTGATGGTCATAAAAAAGCTCTTGCTGCAACAGCTGCTCAACTAGGAAAACTGAAACCGGCAATAAGAAATGGTATTTCAAGTGTGAGTTATCAACCAACTAAGGAGTATCCAGATCGCGTTATTATTTATATGCGTGATGGTAATACAGTTTATGGCGATTTAAATACTATTGGGGATAAAATGGGATATTACCCTGCAATTGCAGCAAGTATGAAAAATAAGGGAATTATAGATCTTCAAGTTGGAGCTTATTCTTATGATTATGGATCTAAGGATAAATGA
- the ftsA gene encoding cell division protein FtsA has protein sequence MNNSEVYVGLDIGTTSIKALVCESVKGQLKVIGVGVERSAGLNRGVIVDIDKIAQAISAAVAQAEEKSNVEIQSVVVGLPANYLQMQRVHGMITIATRGQSREIVNQDVIDVAREALTQSIPPEREIIDLIPTEFTVDGFSGIKDPRGMVGVRLEMKATLYTGPKTIIHNTKKAVQQAGYDIKDFVITPIATDFNLLNDGEQDFGTVVIDLGGGQTTTSIIHDHQLKYTYVDSEGGKYITKDISTVMNTSLKNAEQLKLNHGYAMASLADEDAQVDVDVVGQNDPVQYSEQYLSEIIEARVRQIFDRIQDKLKAIHAPELPGGVVLIGGVAALPGVKELAEQYFTGNIKVNVPEQMGIRHPRYAVSLALGMYENQLSDIDRLIKQTVQRIDMIKSPHEEKGQTVNQPRQQWNEKSDKLQRSQREAQQQPVTEEPAPKKKKQNGLSNRFKNIFNNLFD, from the coding sequence ATGAATAATTCAGAAGTATACGTTGGGTTAGATATTGGAACCACCTCGATCAAGGCACTGGTGTGTGAAAGCGTTAAGGGTCAGTTGAAAGTTATTGGTGTTGGTGTAGAACGATCGGCAGGATTAAACCGAGGAGTTATTGTCGACATTGATAAAATCGCCCAGGCAATTTCGGCGGCGGTAGCACAGGCCGAGGAAAAGTCCAACGTAGAGATTCAAAGTGTTGTAGTTGGCTTACCGGCAAATTACTTACAAATGCAACGAGTACACGGTATGATTACGATTGCAACCAGAGGACAATCAAGAGAGATTGTTAACCAAGACGTAATTGATGTTGCTCGTGAAGCGTTGACGCAAAGTATTCCCCCTGAGCGGGAAATAATTGATTTAATTCCAACAGAATTTACTGTTGATGGCTTTTCTGGTATTAAGGACCCCCGTGGAATGGTTGGTGTCCGTTTAGAAATGAAGGCCACCTTGTATACAGGACCTAAGACCATTATTCATAATACAAAAAAGGCAGTTCAACAGGCGGGGTATGACATTAAAGATTTTGTTATTACGCCGATCGCAACAGACTTTAACCTCCTTAATGATGGGGAACAAGATTTTGGGACTGTTGTTATTGATTTAGGTGGCGGTCAAACAACGACCAGCATTATTCATGATCATCAATTAAAGTATACTTATGTTGATTCTGAAGGTGGGAAATATATTACTAAAGATATTTCTACGGTCATGAATACATCATTAAAAAATGCTGAACAACTTAAGCTAAACCATGGATATGCTATGGCATCTTTAGCTGATGAAGATGCCCAAGTTGACGTTGATGTTGTTGGCCAAAATGATCCTGTCCAATATTCAGAGCAGTATTTATCAGAAATAATTGAAGCACGAGTACGGCAAATTTTTGATCGTATTCAGGATAAACTTAAGGCTATTCATGCTCCTGAATTACCGGGAGGAGTAGTTTTGATTGGTGGAGTGGCTGCTCTGCCAGGAGTTAAGGAACTTGCTGAACAGTACTTTACTGGTAATATTAAAGTGAATGTTCCAGAACAAATGGGCATTCGTCACCCTCGCTATGCGGTTAGTTTAGCTTTAGGGATGTATGAAAATCAGTTATCAGATATTGATCGATTAATTAAGCAAACTGTTCAACGAATTGATATGATTAAGAGTCCCCATGAAGAAAAGGGCCAAACTGTTAATCAGCCACGCCAACAATGGAATGAAAAATCTGATAAATTACAACGTTCACAGCGAGAAGCACAGCAGCAACCAGTTACTGAGGAGCCTGCACCAAAGAAGAAAAAGCAAAACGGCCTAAGTAATCGGTTTAAAAACATTTTTAATAATTTATTTGACTAA
- the ftsZ gene encoding cell division protein FtsZ → MDNETFANDNQFAEAQIKVIGVGGAGGNAVNRMITEKVQGVDFIVANTDLQALNNSQATTKIRLGPKLTKGLGAGSNPEVGEKAAQESEEQIKKALEGADMVFITAGMGGGTGTGAAPVVAKLAKDSGALTVGVVTRPFSFEGPRRARYAAEGLEKLKSNVDTLIIVANNRLLEMIDKKTPMMEAFKEADNVLRQGVQGISDLIVTPGYINLDFADIKTLMSNQGSALMGVGASTGESRATEATKKAISSPLLEVSIDGAQHVLMDITGGKDLSMFEAQEASDVIKQAAGTNVDISFGMSLNESMGDEVRVTVIATGIDKKKKIQQQKSTEKEAPRVTRSIPQEEQPVEQPKQRDPFDGWNDPTADTSNQSRNSDNEFSHVTKPEFNVFNDDATNTDDNDDTNLSTPPFFKNRRK, encoded by the coding sequence ATGGATAACGAAACGTTCGCTAACGACAACCAATTTGCGGAAGCGCAAATCAAAGTAATTGGTGTTGGTGGAGCTGGCGGTAATGCCGTCAACCGAATGATCACTGAAAAAGTACAAGGTGTTGACTTTATTGTTGCTAACACCGACCTACAAGCATTAAATAATTCTCAAGCGACAACCAAAATCCGCTTAGGACCTAAATTGACAAAAGGATTAGGTGCTGGTTCAAATCCAGAAGTAGGTGAAAAGGCTGCCCAAGAAAGTGAGGAACAAATTAAAAAAGCTCTTGAAGGCGCAGATATGGTCTTCATTACAGCCGGAATGGGTGGTGGAACTGGTACCGGAGCCGCCCCAGTTGTAGCTAAACTTGCTAAAGATAGTGGAGCATTAACTGTTGGTGTTGTGACTCGTCCGTTCTCATTTGAAGGACCTCGTCGAGCACGCTATGCTGCAGAAGGGCTTGAAAAATTAAAGTCAAATGTTGATACTTTAATTATCGTTGCTAATAATCGCTTATTAGAGATGATTGATAAGAAGACGCCAATGATGGAAGCATTTAAGGAAGCTGATAATGTTCTTCGTCAAGGTGTGCAAGGTATTTCTGACTTAATTGTTACCCCAGGTTACATCAACCTGGACTTTGCTGATATTAAGACGTTGATGTCTAATCAAGGTTCGGCCTTAATGGGGGTTGGTGCTTCAACTGGTGAAAGCCGTGCTACGGAGGCAACTAAGAAGGCTATCTCTTCTCCATTACTTGAAGTGTCAATTGATGGTGCTCAACATGTCTTGATGGATATTACTGGTGGTAAAGACTTATCGATGTTTGAAGCTCAAGAAGCATCAGATGTAATTAAACAAGCTGCTGGAACTAATGTTGATATTTCATTCGGTATGTCCCTAAATGAATCGATGGGTGATGAAGTTCGCGTTACTGTAATTGCCACTGGGATTGATAAGAAAAAGAAAATTCAACAACAAAAGTCAACAGAAAAAGAAGCACCACGAGTAACACGGTCTATTCCACAAGAAGAACAACCCGTTGAACAACCAAAGCAACGAGATCCTTTTGATGGTTGGAATGATCCAACAGCCGATACAAGTAACCAATCAAGAAATTCTGATAACGAATTTTCTCACGTTACTAAGCCAGAATTTAACGTATTTAACGATGATGCGACTAATACGGATGACAATGATGATACTAACTTATCGACTCCACCGTTCTTCAAGAATCGTCGTAAGTAA
- the sepF gene encoding cell division protein SepF gives MAANFLKSLFGEEDIDEQDSLYETSEQVSTPANTSNKVVSINSGHLNQMSQISLYEPRLYADVKQIASQLLEGHAVIVNFTQMDANVAARLVDFLNGTVFAIDGEMKRIGKEIFLCTPKNYEISGSLTSNLKNDGDKF, from the coding sequence GTGGCAGCAAATTTTTTAAAAAGCCTATTTGGTGAAGAAGACATTGATGAACAAGACAGTCTCTATGAAACGAGTGAACAAGTTTCAACGCCAGCAAATACAAGCAATAAAGTAGTTTCAATTAATAGTGGACATCTTAACCAAATGAGTCAGATTTCCTTATATGAACCCCGTCTTTATGCAGATGTAAAGCAGATTGCATCCCAATTATTAGAGGGGCATGCGGTGATCGTTAACTTCACTCAAATGGACGCGAATGTTGCAGCACGGTTAGTAGACTTCTTGAATGGCACCGTTTTTGCAATTGATGGTGAAATGAAACGGATCGGAAAGGAAATTTTCCTCTGCACCCCTAAAAACTATGAAATTTCAGGTAGTTTAACGAGTAATCTAAAAAATGATGGTGATAAATTTTAA
- a CDS encoding YggT family protein, with amino-acid sequence MIAFLLWALNQLVDAYILVIVVWCIMSWFPNARNSRLGDIINRLVEPYMHWFDFIPPIGGISFAPMIAILVLYFVQAGLAHIAAII; translated from the coding sequence ATGATCGCATTTTTATTATGGGCTCTTAATCAATTAGTTGATGCTTATATTTTAGTAATAGTTGTGTGGTGTATTATGTCATGGTTTCCTAATGCGCGTAATTCACGACTTGGTGATATTATCAATCGGTTGGTAGAACCTTATATGCATTGGTTTGATTTTATTCCTCCAATCGGGGGGATAAGTTTTGCGCCGATGATCGCTATCCTTGTACTATATTTTGTCCAAGCAGGATTAGCACATATAGCAGCAATCATTTAA
- a CDS encoding RNA-binding protein, whose translation MSGDNIKQHFRPDEATLIDKANDWVATAEGQYRPVLTPFLNPRERFIVQTIVNRNNNVKITMYGGWQGAEMQRVLIYPPYYEPSIEDFALQALEINYPVKFSELHHRQIMGTLIGEGMERNTFGDILTDGSHWQVIVTKPMAEYLRKSVEHVGRIKIKWIPIATEAVVTPKEEWVPIVTTVSSLRLDVVIAAGFNYSRNRAKQLIEHGQVRLNWEEINRTDYQIVFHDLISVRHGGRLRIDMTNGKTKKDKERITISVVNA comes from the coding sequence TTGAGCGGAGATAATATTAAACAACATTTTCGCCCGGATGAAGCCACCCTTATTGACAAAGCAAATGACTGGGTAGCCACTGCAGAAGGGCAATATCGTCCTGTCCTCACTCCTTTTTTAAATCCACGTGAACGTTTTATTGTCCAAACGATTGTTAATCGAAATAACAATGTTAAAATAACAATGTATGGTGGTTGGCAAGGCGCAGAAATGCAACGAGTTCTAATTTATCCGCCTTATTATGAACCCTCTATAGAAGACTTTGCTTTACAGGCTTTAGAGATAAACTATCCTGTTAAGTTTTCAGAACTTCATCATCGGCAAATTATGGGAACATTGATCGGTGAAGGGATGGAGCGGAATACATTTGGTGATATTTTAACTGATGGATCGCATTGGCAAGTTATTGTAACAAAACCAATGGCAGAGTATTTACGTAAAAGCGTTGAACATGTTGGTCGAATTAAGATTAAATGGATTCCGATTGCAACAGAAGCAGTGGTAACACCTAAAGAGGAATGGGTGCCGATAGTTACAACAGTTTCATCACTACGGTTAGATGTTGTGATAGCTGCAGGCTTTAATTATTCACGAAACCGGGCAAAGCAATTAATAGAGCATGGTCAAGTTCGATTAAATTGGGAAGAGATCAATCGTACAGATTATCAAATTGTGTTTCATGATTTGATATCTGTGCGTCATGGTGGTCGCCTTAGAATCGATATGACCAATGGAAAAACAAAAAAAGATAAAGAAAGAATTACCATTTCAGTTGTAAATGCGTAA
- a CDS encoding DivIVA domain-containing protein: MSLTVDQINNKQFKTKMRGYNPEEVQEFIQEVSQTVQQLITENNNLREQVRANDSKIKYFADLKDSLNKSILVAQEAADKVKNNAKREADIMIREAQKQATDIVSEANDKSNQVIEDAANSTKKLTSETNDLRKQTRIFRQRLQVMLESQLEVIKSNEWDKLLENDDLSKYDEIEKILGSRLDSSSATSVESTATTASEEQPVESEQPVASAEQTEEESAPAQPTAVNDDKGSDAPETVVVFPDNSK, encoded by the coding sequence ATGAGTTTGACGGTTGATCAAATTAATAATAAGCAATTTAAAACCAAGATGCGAGGTTATAATCCTGAAGAAGTGCAAGAATTTATTCAGGAAGTTTCACAAACAGTTCAACAATTAATAACTGAAAATAATAATTTACGAGAACAAGTACGTGCTAATGATAGCAAGATTAAGTACTTTGCTGACTTGAAAGACTCTTTAAATAAGTCAATTTTAGTTGCTCAAGAGGCTGCTGATAAGGTTAAAAATAATGCTAAGCGCGAAGCTGATATTATGATTCGTGAAGCGCAAAAGCAAGCAACTGATATTGTTTCGGAAGCTAACGATAAGTCAAACCAAGTAATTGAAGACGCTGCTAATTCTACTAAGAAGTTAACAAGTGAAACTAATGATCTTCGTAAACAGACTCGGATCTTCCGTCAACGGCTTCAAGTCATGCTTGAATCTCAATTAGAAGTCATTAAGAGTAATGAATGGGACAAGCTTTTGGAAAATGATGACTTGAGTAAATATGACGAAATTGAAAAAATTTTAGGTAGTCGTCTTGACAGCAGTTCAGCAACCAGTGTAGAATCAACTGCAACAACTGCTAGTGAAGAACAACCTGTTGAATCAGAACAGCCTGTTGCTTCTGCTGAACAAACAGAAGAAGAGAGTGCACCTGCACAACCAACAGCTGTTAACGATGACAAAGGATCAGATGCACCTGAAACTGTTGTTGTCTTCCCTGATAATAGCAAGTAA